atattttaaatggcAGTTTGATTAACAACATTTTACAGAAGACTGTTtataaaaacgaaatgaaatagCAAATGATCTCTTCTAATATTTTGGTTTTCCAAGATGTCCATCGCACCTGAATATAGAGATCCTCATTCCGCAAGTGCTCGGCGATGAACTCCACGGCCTCGGTGGCCTTGCTGGCCTCCGGCGAGAGCAGAATGGAGTCGGAGGACTCGCTCTCCCGGCGACACCCGTCGCCCAGGCCCAGCTCCCCGCCGCTGTTGACCTTGCGGTTGATCTTGCAGTTGGGGTGGTGCAGGTCGGACAGCTCCATGACCTCCATCTTGGACTGCTTGCCCCCGATGGCGCTGATATGCTTGGGCAGCTCGGCCGGCGAGCCGTAGGAGGGATGGGGATGGGCGGGCATGCTCATGCCGGGCATCTCCATCATCCAGCGCAGACGGGTCTTCCGGGGGCGCTTCATGAAGAGGAAGGCGGGCAGGTAGTGCAGGAAGATGGAGCGGATGTACATGGGCATGCGGTGGGTGCGCGGCCCCCGGAAGTTCCAGTTAATGATGATCACGGTCACCAGGATGGACACCGTGTTCATGATGAAGGTGAACAGCAGATACTTGGCGATCAGCGGCAGCACCAGCGACGTCGGCGGCAGAATCTTCGACACCAGCAGCAGGAACACAACCAGTGACAGCAAAATGCTAATTCCGAGCGTAACCTGGGGACACGAATCGTTATTAACCGACCAGGTAAAAGCCATGACCCCACCTATAACCCAATCAATAGATCCACACACTGAGGGAAAAGACGTCACCTCAACGGTtagtataaaaacaaatattagtTTCCTCTCCGAAAGCTATAATTCTTTACTCCAAGCAAGTGCTTCTTTTAATACGCAttttatctttaaattaaattccaaagAAACCTATATCATCATTActagattattatttttttttaatatacatgAATATATTAACCGCAGAGGCGTATCGAATTAGACCTTATCAAACTTGTGTTTTCGAATTAGTCAAATTAAAAACCAGATGTGGAAGTTTAgttaattattgttattaatgaCGCGTCTTCCTTCATTAATTAAATACTAAATTAGGTGGTATGACACACCCTAGGCAGATTACTAATATTTAAGGCTTATTTAAGTGTAATCCCACCCTTGTCAGATCATACACTCTATAACCGAGGTTCGATCATCGATCGATGATCTTTGTCTTACCTTTTCGCCGGCCTCCGCTGGCAGGTAAAATACCAAAACGCAGAGGAACGAAATGAGCACAGTGGGCAGAATCAAGTTCACAGTGTAGAAGAGAGTCTTCCGCCGGATGATGATGTAGAAAGTGATGTCCGTTTCCGTGGGATGGTTGCTGTCGCCCTCGTAGACGTTCAGATAGGCAGGCACCTCTATGATGTCCCAGGTGCCCGACTTCCAGTAATCCGATAGATCCACAAAGTTCTTGTTGTTGTACAGGGCCAGGGACACCTGATCCCCATTGAAGGTCCACGAACCGAACTTCATGATGCAGGTCTGCTGATCGAAGGGGAAGTAGGTGACATCGATGGTGCAGGAGCTCTGGTAAATGGCCGGGGGAACCCAGAGAACCTCTCCCGTTGGATAGATCAGCACGTTGGACTTGTAGCGCACCTCGTAGTTGCCATCGGCACTGCAGGCGGAAAAGTGTGGCATTACTATATGGTATCATATGGAATATTACGAGGAAAGCTCCGACTTTTGCCTACggtttctatattttttgtttttattcaagTGTACAGAGTTTTGGAGTTGATGGGTTAGCTAGAAAATGGCCATTTACTCACTTATTGAAGAGCACTATGTCCGGCTTCCAAACCTTGTCGGGGGGCAGACGCAAAACCCCGATGCCGCCGTAGTCGGCCTCAT
This window of the Drosophila biarmipes strain raj3 chromosome 3L, RU_DBia_V1.1, whole genome shotgun sequence genome carries:
- the LOC108035099 gene encoding acetylcholine receptor subunit beta-like 1 isoform X1, with the protein product MCCSCAHHYVLIKPIHPDPKSPNVCVLSSVLCVRFRFRIPLCFLVSASEDEERLVRDLFRGYNKLIRPVQNMTQKVGVRFGLAFVQLINVNEKNQIMKSNVWLRLVWYDYQLQWDEADYGGIGVLRLPPDKVWKPDIVLFNNADGNYEVRYKSNVLIYPTGEVLWVPPAIYQSSCTIDVTYFPFDQQTCIMKFGSWTFNGDQVSLALYNNKNFVDLSDYWKSGTWDIIEVPAYLNVYEGDSNHPTETDITFYIIIRRKTLFYTVNLILPTVLISFLCVLVFYLPAEAGEKVTLGISILLSLVVFLLLVSKILPPTSLVLPLIAKYLLFTFIMNTVSILVTVIIINWNFRGPRTHRMPMYIRSIFLHYLPAFLFMKRPRKTRLRWMMEMPGMSMPAHPHPSYGSPAELPKHISAIGGKQSKMEVMELSDLHHPNCKINRKVNSGGELGLGDGCRRESESSDSILLSPEASKATEAVEFIAEHLRNEDLYIQTREDWKYVAMVIDRLQLYIFFIVTTAGTVGILMDAPHIFEYVDQDRIIEIYRGK
- the LOC108035099 gene encoding acetylcholine receptor subunit beta-like 1 isoform X2; this translates as MESSSKSWLLCSILLILAVSLVSASEDEERLVRDLFRGYNKLIRPVQNMTQKVGVRFGLAFVQLINVNEKNQIMKSNVWLRLVWYDYQLQWDEADYGGIGVLRLPPDKVWKPDIVLFNNADGNYEVRYKSNVLIYPTGEVLWVPPAIYQSSCTIDVTYFPFDQQTCIMKFGSWTFNGDQVSLALYNNKNFVDLSDYWKSGTWDIIEVPAYLNVYEGDSNHPTETDITFYIIIRRKTLFYTVNLILPTVLISFLCVLVFYLPAEAGEKVTLGISILLSLVVFLLLVSKILPPTSLVLPLIAKYLLFTFIMNTVSILVTVIIINWNFRGPRTHRMPMYIRSIFLHYLPAFLFMKRPRKTRLRWMMEMPGMSMPAHPHPSYGSPAELPKHISAIGGKQSKMEVMELSDLHHPNCKINRKVNSGGELGLGDGCRRESESSDSILLSPEASKATEAVEFIAEHLRNEDLYIQTREDWKYVAMVIDRLQLYIFFIVTTAGTVGILMDAPHIFEYVDQDRIIEIYRGK